A genomic region of Catalinimonas niigatensis contains the following coding sequences:
- a CDS encoding fasciclin domain-containing protein, with the protein MKKPIFNFKRLLYTLGAFSLSLLFLASCSDDDDNGGTVDPSPTQNIVEIAQGDDRFETLVSALQSADLVSTLSGNGPFTVFAPTDDAFAALLESNDAIDDLSDISQESLVQILQYHVANGSVLSTDLSNGQTVNTLLSGETLSIGVTGDNVTVNGASVVQANVLATNGVIHAIDQVLVPEGFEIVLAPKTIAEIASETDALSILVAALQRSPDLLEAAGNEDADLTVFAPTDAAFVALLETLTTATGNTFEGPGDIPDYVVDRVLRYHILATSKTATELTESEETLEGSSLAIDGITINGSTNVVEGMADIPASNGVVHVIDAVLVPPFILNSLGTVLEPAVFDAEGRFTTLLAAVETAELDGALTDPDAMLTVFAPTNDAFAAYIEGSAFADAAALLASDILADVLLYHVIGATVPSADIAAGASSAPTLYNEGQEVFISNNGEAGIFLNGGPQVIIPDLEEDNGVVHVIDGVLVPPMSSIAEIVVAAASADEGAQFTLLLAALQNADATDGSLVDLLSAEGAYTVFAPTDQAFIDAGFADAAAIEAADPAVLRAVLLYHVVSAVVFSTDLSSGAVATAGGGEVTVNVADPVTITDGNADSADAEVIDVNILATNGVIHVINQVLLPE; encoded by the coding sequence ATGAAAAAACCTATTTTTAACTTTAAGCGCCTTCTCTATACCCTTGGAGCTTTTAGCCTTAGCCTCCTTTTTTTAGCCAGTTGTAGCGACGATGATGATAACGGTGGTACAGTAGATCCATCACCTACTCAGAATATTGTAGAAATAGCACAGGGAGATGACCGTTTTGAGACTTTGGTAAGTGCCTTACAAAGTGCAGATCTGGTTTCTACACTGAGTGGCAACGGTCCCTTTACCGTTTTTGCCCCCACAGATGATGCCTTTGCCGCCCTATTGGAAAGCAATGACGCCATAGATGACTTATCAGATATCAGCCAGGAATCGCTGGTACAGATTCTACAGTATCATGTTGCTAACGGCAGTGTACTTTCTACTGACCTTTCTAACGGACAGACTGTAAATACCCTCTTGAGCGGTGAAACCCTCAGCATTGGTGTCACTGGTGACAATGTTACGGTGAATGGTGCTTCAGTAGTGCAGGCCAATGTGTTGGCTACCAACGGTGTGATTCATGCCATTGATCAGGTACTTGTTCCTGAAGGTTTTGAAATTGTACTAGCTCCTAAGACCATCGCGGAGATTGCCTCAGAAACCGATGCACTTAGTATTCTGGTTGCTGCCTTGCAAAGATCTCCTGACCTACTGGAAGCTGCCGGAAATGAAGATGCCGATCTGACCGTATTTGCTCCTACCGATGCTGCTTTTGTAGCTTTATTGGAAACTTTGACTACTGCCACTGGTAATACTTTTGAAGGTCCTGGTGATATTCCGGATTATGTAGTAGACCGTGTATTGAGATATCATATATTGGCTACTTCTAAAACAGCCACTGAACTTACTGAGTCCGAAGAAACACTGGAAGGAAGCAGTCTGGCCATTGACGGAATAACGATTAATGGAAGTACAAATGTAGTTGAAGGTATGGCTGATATACCTGCCAGCAATGGTGTTGTCCATGTGATTGATGCGGTATTGGTTCCTCCTTTCATTCTCAATAGCTTGGGTACAGTATTAGAGCCTGCAGTATTTGACGCTGAAGGTCGTTTTACTACTTTATTGGCAGCCGTAGAAACAGCCGAGCTTGACGGTGCATTGACTGATCCTGATGCGATGCTGACGGTATTTGCACCCACCAATGATGCTTTTGCAGCTTATATTGAAGGAAGTGCTTTTGCTGATGCTGCAGCTTTACTCGCCTCCGATATACTTGCTGATGTGTTGCTTTACCATGTTATTGGTGCCACTGTTCCTTCTGCTGACATCGCTGCCGGTGCCTCTTCCGCTCCTACACTTTATAATGAAGGACAGGAAGTATTCATCAGTAATAATGGTGAAGCTGGCATATTCCTGAATGGTGGACCACAAGTAATCATTCCTGACCTGGAAGAAGACAATGGCGTGGTACATGTGATTGATGGTGTGTTGGTTCCACCGATGAGTTCCATCGCTGAAATTGTAGTTGCTGCCGCCAGTGCAGATGAGGGGGCACAGTTTACCCTACTGCTTGCTGCGCTGCAAAATGCTGATGCTACTGATGGTAGCCTGGTAGATTTGCTAAGTGCTGAAGGTGCCTACACTGTATTTGCGCCTACCGATCAGGCATTCATTGATGCTGGCTTTGCTGATGCAGCGGCCATTGAAGCGGCCGATCCTGCTGTATTGCGTGCAGTGTTGCTTTATCATGTGGTATCTGCTGTTGTATTCTCTACAGACCTTTCTAGTGGTGCTGTGGCAACTGCCGGTGGTGGTGAAGTTACTGTCAATGTTGCTGATCCGGTGACCATCACCGATGGAAATGCCGATAGCGCTGACGCTGAAGTGATAGATGTTAACATCTTAGCTACCAATGGCGTAATTCACGTCATCAATCAGGTATTACTTCCTGAATAA
- the hemN gene encoding oxygen-independent coproporphyrinogen III oxidase: MNTSLIRKYNVPGPRYTSYPTVPYWDETPPTETQWKAKVKATYEGSKEEGLSLYIHLPYCESLCTYCGCNTRITVNHNVEKPYIHTLLKEWKMYVDLLGEVPLIKEIHLGGGTPTFFSPENLQRLIRSILEMGRLSSEAELGFEAHPNNTTAEHMQVLYDLGFRRISLGIQDFDPEVQKMVHRIQPFEKVKEVTELARAIGYTSINFDLIYGLPLQTVDTVRNTIEKTLLLQPDRIAFYSYAHVPWLKPAQKKFEQHLPTHEVKRNLYELGKNLLEENGYDEIGMDHFANKTDSLYIASQQGKLHRNFMGYSTSSTKLLIGLGASSISDTWTAFGQNIKSVEAYMKRVNEGHLPIYRGHLLTEEDLMVRQHILNLMCRFRTVWSRHDAKSEVLHLAKERLKELTKDKIVRVDKDSIEVSEDGKPFLRNVCMALDARMWKNKPESEIFSNTI, from the coding sequence ATGAACACTTCACTCATTAGAAAATACAATGTACCTGGTCCACGCTATACCAGCTACCCTACCGTGCCCTATTGGGACGAAACCCCTCCTACCGAAACCCAGTGGAAAGCAAAAGTCAAAGCGACCTATGAAGGCAGTAAAGAAGAAGGCTTAAGCCTATATATCCACTTGCCTTATTGCGAGAGCCTTTGTACTTACTGTGGCTGTAACACCCGTATTACGGTGAACCACAACGTAGAGAAGCCATACATTCATACTTTGCTCAAAGAGTGGAAGATGTATGTGGATTTACTAGGCGAAGTGCCACTGATCAAAGAGATTCATCTGGGTGGAGGCACGCCCACTTTCTTTAGTCCGGAAAATCTACAAAGACTCATCCGCTCCATTCTGGAAATGGGCAGGCTGAGTTCTGAAGCAGAGCTGGGTTTTGAAGCGCATCCCAATAATACCACTGCCGAGCATATGCAGGTGCTATATGATCTGGGATTTCGCCGAATCAGCCTGGGTATTCAGGATTTTGATCCGGAAGTACAGAAGATGGTGCATCGCATTCAGCCTTTTGAGAAAGTAAAAGAAGTAACCGAACTGGCCAGGGCCATCGGCTATACTTCCATCAACTTTGACCTGATTTACGGATTGCCACTACAAACCGTAGATACGGTAAGAAATACAATAGAAAAAACCTTGTTGCTTCAACCGGACCGTATTGCGTTTTACAGCTATGCGCATGTGCCCTGGCTCAAGCCTGCTCAGAAAAAGTTTGAGCAGCACCTTCCTACCCATGAAGTCAAAAGGAACCTTTATGAACTGGGAAAAAATTTGCTGGAAGAAAACGGATACGATGAGATAGGGATGGACCACTTTGCCAATAAAACCGATTCGCTTTATATCGCCAGCCAGCAGGGCAAACTGCACCGCAATTTTATGGGCTACAGCACCAGTTCTACCAAATTACTAATTGGCCTTGGTGCTTCTTCCATCAGCGATACCTGGACAGCCTTTGGGCAGAATATCAAATCGGTGGAGGCCTATATGAAAAGAGTGAATGAAGGACATCTTCCCATCTATCGGGGGCACTTGCTCACTGAAGAAGACCTGATGGTTCGTCAGCATATTCTCAATCTCATGTGCCGCTTTCGTACGGTGTGGAGCCGTCATGATGCTAAATCTGAAGTGTTACACCTGGCAAAAGAGCGCCTCAAGGAGTTAACCAAAGATAAGATTGTGCGAGTGGATAAAGATTCTATTGAAGTTTCGGAAGATGGCAAACCATTTTTACGAAATGTTTGTATGGCATTAGATGCACGTATGTGGAAGAATAAGCCTGAATCTGAAATATTCAGCAACACGATTTAA
- a CDS encoding sensor histidine kinase, protein MFSNRFRYIYIFLLAIYSYLNILFTEGDRLFSTEISSTLLLFSILFIVLLIWESNRILFALLIRYEKQLPKKIHILVPFFLLSLPLIALLAFLFGIIVPNISGIENGSLSTQIKLSLAFAFRINLFLHTLHAITYFNRKLRDSRIEAEQLKTLHAESQFDALRNQINPHFMFNSFSVLSGLVYKDAALASEFIQQLSKVYRYLLYNNDQKLVPLSNEIAFIDAYAFLLKIRFGDPLIINKNLSSQVQRAYWIPPASIQLLLENAVKHNIVSKKFPLQIDIFIEKEFLVVKNNVQPKSQVETSGGLGLNNIEQRYRHMTHQRVKIIKEVSYFIVMLPLFKQPTL, encoded by the coding sequence ATGTTTAGTAATCGCTTTCGTTATATTTATATATTCCTTTTAGCGATTTATTCTTATCTGAATATTTTGTTCACCGAAGGTGACAGACTTTTCAGTACTGAGATATCATCTACCCTCCTTCTTTTTTCCATTCTTTTTATTGTCCTGCTTATTTGGGAAAGTAATCGTATACTGTTTGCATTACTTATCCGGTATGAAAAGCAACTGCCCAAAAAGATCCATATACTGGTTCCTTTTTTCTTATTAAGCCTACCCCTGATAGCTTTACTTGCCTTCTTATTTGGCATTATAGTACCGAATATATCGGGCATAGAAAACGGAAGCTTATCTACTCAGATCAAACTCAGCCTTGCTTTTGCTTTTAGAATCAATCTATTCCTGCATACCCTGCATGCGATCACTTACTTCAACCGTAAGCTCAGGGACTCACGCATAGAAGCTGAACAACTGAAAACACTGCATGCCGAGTCTCAATTTGATGCACTGAGAAACCAGATCAACCCTCATTTTATGTTCAACTCTTTTAGTGTGCTCTCTGGTCTGGTGTACAAAGATGCAGCACTTGCTTCTGAATTTATTCAACAGCTTTCAAAGGTATATCGCTATTTATTATATAACAATGACCAAAAATTAGTCCCCTTATCTAACGAAATAGCATTTATAGATGCTTATGCATTTCTACTGAAAATTCGTTTTGGAGACCCTCTAATTATCAATAAAAATCTAAGCAGTCAAGTACAGAGAGCTTACTGGATTCCCCCTGCTTCCATACAACTTCTGCTGGAAAATGCTGTGAAGCACAATATCGTATCAAAAAAATTTCCGCTTCAAATAGACATTTTCATAGAAAAAGAGTTTCTGGTAGTAAAGAACAATGTACAACCCAAGTCTCAGGTAGAAACATCTGGTGGATTAGGGCTCAATAACATTGAACAGAGATACCGACACATGACTCATCAAAGAGTTAAAATCATTAAGGAAGTCAGTTATTTTATTGTTATGCTACCTCTTTTCAAACAACCTACTCTATGA
- a CDS encoding DUF6787 family protein, with amino-acid sequence MKEEAIQTKTGFLARLQEKWALNSIYQVLIVLLVFSLTGSTVVFIRKAFFGWIGFDETTSMWLKTITYIAFVMPAYQILLLAYGALFGQFTFFWNKEKKMLSKIKKLFVRK; translated from the coding sequence ATGAAAGAAGAAGCAATTCAAACCAAGACAGGTTTTTTAGCAAGGCTACAGGAAAAATGGGCCTTGAACAGTATATATCAGGTATTGATTGTCCTGCTTGTCTTTTCCCTTACAGGAAGTACTGTTGTATTTATACGTAAGGCCTTTTTTGGATGGATTGGCTTTGACGAAACCACCAGTATGTGGCTGAAAACCATTACCTATATCGCTTTTGTCATGCCTGCCTACCAGATCTTACTGCTGGCTTATGGAGCACTTTTTGGTCAGTTTACATTCTTCTGGAACAAAGAGAAGAAAATGCTGAGTAAAATAAAAAAGCTGTTTGTGAGAAAATAG
- a CDS encoding aspartate aminotransferase family protein: MSQRQLFLDHLAQTTHFPLMLEIEKAEGIYMYSPDGKRYIDLISGIGVSNLGHRHPDVIKAIKEQVDKYMHLMVYGEFIQSPQVKLAQALSSTLPESLNACYLVNSGSEAVEGALKLAKRYTGRHELISCIDAYHGSTQGSLSVCGNEGFKQAYRPLLPGIRHIRFGDFEDLQQINEQTAAVIIETIQGEAGVRLAPKEYFQVLRERCYQTETLLIMDEIQAGFGRTGRFWAFEHYGIIPDILVSAKGMGGGMPIGAFIASSEIMGVLRENPMLGHISTFGGHPVSAAASLATLQTIQKNKLFKTAEHKAGLFKKYLNHPKIREIRHKGLMMAVAFDSFETLKPIIDRAIELGVLTDWFLYCDNAMRIAPPLIITDEEVEESCKIILQAIKDVA, encoded by the coding sequence ATATCTCAACGTCAGCTTTTTTTAGATCATCTGGCGCAGACTACTCACTTTCCCCTAATGCTTGAAATTGAAAAGGCGGAAGGTATCTATATGTACAGTCCTGATGGAAAACGTTATATAGACCTTATCTCCGGCATTGGGGTTAGCAACCTTGGTCATAGACATCCTGATGTCATCAAAGCCATCAAGGAGCAGGTAGATAAATATATGCACCTCATGGTGTACGGAGAATTTATTCAATCGCCTCAAGTGAAGCTTGCCCAGGCTCTTTCCAGCACACTACCTGAGTCTTTAAATGCCTGTTATCTCGTCAACTCCGGAAGCGAAGCAGTAGAAGGAGCACTTAAACTTGCCAAAAGATATACCGGACGTCACGAACTCATCTCCTGTATTGATGCTTATCATGGTTCTACGCAAGGCTCTTTATCTGTTTGTGGTAACGAGGGATTTAAACAAGCTTATCGTCCCCTGCTGCCAGGTATCAGACATATTCGTTTTGGTGACTTTGAGGATTTGCAACAAATTAATGAGCAAACAGCAGCAGTCATCATAGAAACAATACAGGGAGAAGCAGGTGTACGTCTCGCTCCCAAAGAGTATTTTCAGGTGCTTAGAGAGCGTTGCTACCAAACAGAAACACTTTTGATTATGGATGAGATACAGGCGGGTTTTGGGCGTACCGGCCGTTTCTGGGCTTTTGAGCACTACGGTATAATACCTGATATACTTGTCTCCGCCAAAGGGATGGGAGGAGGCATGCCCATTGGTGCTTTCATTGCTTCTTCGGAGATTATGGGTGTGCTGAGAGAAAACCCTATGCTGGGGCATATTTCTACCTTCGGAGGGCACCCTGTAAGTGCCGCCGCTTCGCTGGCTACTCTTCAAACGATTCAAAAAAACAAGTTATTTAAGACGGCTGAACATAAAGCAGGGCTTTTCAAAAAATACCTTAACCATCCTAAAATCAGGGAAATCCGTCATAAAGGGCTTATGATGGCGGTTGCCTTTGATTCTTTTGAAACCCTTAAACCTATCATCGACAGAGCCATTGAATTAGGTGTACTTACCGATTGGTTTCTCTATTGTGACAATGCCATGCGCATTGCTCCTCCTTTGATTATCACAGACGAAGAAGTTGAAGAATCGTGCAAAATAATTCTACAAGCAATAAAAGATGTAGCTTAG
- a CDS encoding BlaI/MecI/CopY family transcriptional regulator, with amino-acid sequence MKELTKAEEEIMQVLWDLDAAFVKDIIDQLPEPKPAYNTVSTIVRILQQKGFVGHEIQGRFHKYHPLITKEAYTKSLMKGFVKRYFSGSYRQMVSFFTQEDKLSLNELEQLLKELKDKNP; translated from the coding sequence ATGAAAGAATTAACAAAAGCAGAGGAAGAAATTATGCAGGTTTTGTGGGACTTGGATGCGGCATTTGTGAAGGATATTATAGACCAACTGCCCGAACCTAAGCCTGCGTACAACACAGTTTCTACAATTGTTAGAATCCTGCAACAAAAAGGATTTGTAGGGCATGAAATTCAGGGCAGGTTTCATAAATACCATCCTTTGATTACCAAAGAAGCCTATACCAAATCATTGATGAAAGGTTTTGTCAAAAGGTACTTCAGCGGATCATATCGGCAGATGGTTTCATTCTTTACCCAAGAGGATAAACTCAGCCTCAACGAACTGGAGCAACTCCTCAAAGAACTTAAAGACAAGAACCCATGA
- a CDS encoding tellurite resistance TerB family protein, whose amino-acid sequence MDITEKHSLKDYPEQEKKAYLAAVASMATPEDQASDEEIDFLTDLCEDAELTEQDKQEVINEAKSPTNDGFQTYLTSLKSSELKYSFVVDVISFAKADGHYSEEEKERILFMANKLGVSREQYDVLYEYVDKAENAQNEDTSQMGFLEKTGLKQKLESSNIPIKGLLTGLVGSMLMKGVMGRGSRRGGLLSSLLGGGGISRRGGGLSSVIGMLSGGRGYKRSGGLLRKLLK is encoded by the coding sequence ATGGACATTACAGAAAAACATTCATTAAAAGATTATCCGGAACAGGAAAAAAAAGCGTATCTGGCAGCCGTAGCCAGCATGGCTACTCCGGAAGATCAAGCATCGGATGAAGAGATTGATTTTTTGACCGATCTATGCGAAGATGCGGAACTAACTGAACAGGATAAGCAGGAGGTAATCAATGAAGCAAAAAGCCCTACCAATGACGGGTTTCAAACCTATCTCACTTCTCTCAAAAGCAGTGAGCTTAAATATTCATTCGTAGTGGATGTGATATCTTTTGCCAAAGCGGATGGACACTACTCTGAAGAAGAAAAGGAAAGGATATTGTTTATGGCAAACAAACTTGGTGTGAGCAGAGAGCAGTATGATGTACTTTATGAATATGTAGATAAAGCAGAAAATGCTCAGAATGAAGATACATCTCAAATGGGTTTTCTGGAAAAAACAGGGCTTAAACAAAAGCTTGAAAGTAGTAATATCCCCATAAAAGGCTTATTAACCGGACTGGTAGGCTCTATGCTGATGAAAGGTGTAATGGGCAGAGGGAGCCGAAGAGGAGGATTACTAAGTAGCCTGCTGGGAGGCGGAGGCATAAGCCGAAGAGGGGGAGGTTTAAGTTCAGTGATAGGTATGCTGAGCGGAGGACGGGGCTACAAGCGATCAGGCGGTTTGTTAAGAAAGTTACTTAAATAA
- a CDS encoding LytR/AlgR family response regulator transcription factor, with product MKVLIVEDEPISSERLREQIKSFDKQIEVHTPLDSIKDTVDFFRSGVEVDVAFFDIQLSDGSSFEVFSQVNISTPIIFTTAYDQYALQAFKVNSIDYLLKPIDYKELSAALIQYKNFHERQRSYDPLLQSIYQQLRPQYKKRFLVKIGDNYQSKSIEDIALFYADGKTTYLITTGSSRRYIIDYTLETLESKMLDPSQFFRINRKFIVNVDALSEVKSYVNGRLKVLTSHPGPSDMIVSRERVNDFKIWLNQ from the coding sequence ATGAAAGTACTTATCGTAGAAGATGAACCTATCTCCAGTGAAAGACTCCGGGAACAAATCAAATCTTTTGACAAGCAAATTGAAGTTCATACCCCACTTGATTCCATCAAAGATACCGTAGATTTTTTCAGGTCTGGTGTGGAAGTGGATGTTGCTTTTTTTGATATCCAACTGTCAGACGGCAGTAGTTTTGAAGTATTTTCGCAGGTAAACATCAGCACACCCATCATCTTTACTACTGCTTATGATCAATATGCTCTACAGGCTTTTAAAGTCAACAGCATAGACTATCTTCTCAAGCCTATTGATTACAAAGAGCTGTCTGCCGCACTTATTCAGTACAAAAATTTTCACGAAAGACAACGCTCTTACGATCCTTTGTTGCAAAGCATTTATCAGCAGCTTAGGCCTCAGTACAAAAAGCGTTTTCTGGTAAAGATCGGCGATAATTATCAGAGCAAATCCATAGAAGACATTGCGCTTTTTTATGCTGATGGGAAAACCACATACCTGATTACTACCGGCAGTTCCCGTCGCTATATCATTGACTATACCTTAGAAACACTTGAAAGCAAAATGCTGGACCCCAGTCAGTTCTTCAGGATTAACCGTAAGTTTATCGTCAATGTAGATGCACTCTCTGAAGTTAAAAGCTATGTTAATGGACGGCTAAAAGTACTTACCTCCCATCCAGGGCCCTCAGATATGATTGTGAGCAGGGAAAGGGTAAATGATTTTAAAATTTGGTTAAATCAGTAG